In Neisseria perflava, the DNA window GCCATCCTTGTTGGTTCAGGATGTCGGACAATTCAGCTTTTTGCGGCGGAACGAACACGCTGGGAATCACTTGCGCGCCGCGTTCTGCTAAATCACACAAATAAGTCTTTTCCATATTCCAAGCCATCAGCTCGGGCGGATTGATAAAACGCTGCCCCGCCCGCTCGGCTTGTTCCAGCCATTGGCGGAAGGCTTCGGGTTCGGCGGCATAATCCCATGCACACAAAGGCAGTAAAAACGGCGCGGACGGATGGTTTTGCCACGCATCAAATACGGTTTTCACGCCCATGCTTTCCAAGCATGCCGCCAATGTTTTCAGGTTGTCCGATGGTTCGGGATAAGTTTGGCAGGTAATGAGTGCCAAAACGGTTTGCTCGGTCATGGTTGCCGCCTCGTTGCTAAAACCAAAATTATATAGCGAAATCAAACCAAAAGATTTTTCAGACGGCCTGATACAGGAGGCCGATTCTGATAAAATGGTTTTCCCCTTTTCCGTCGGAACATGCTCATGAAATCTGCCCACGTCCTTGTCTGGTTCCGCCGCAACCTCCGCCTGCACGACAATGCCGCGCTTAATGCCGCCGTTGCAAGCGGTTTGCCCATCGCCTGCGTCTGGGTCAGCCAAAGGCCGTCTGAAAACCACAATCCGCGTCAAAGCCTGTTCCACTATCAAGCCGCGCAAGAGCTGCATACCCGTCTGGCGGCACACCATATTCCTTTATATGTCGTTGCCTCCGACGAAGACCTCCTCCCCTTGGCTGCTGCGCTTAATGCCCATACCGTTATCACAGATGAAGCCTACACCGAAGCCGAAATCCGCCAAGACAACCACCTCTGGCACAATTTCGACCGAGCAGGCATTGCCCTGCAACACGCCAACGACCGCGGCATTTTGGCCAAATCCCCCCTCATGGATGCCAACGGCCTGCCCTACACCGATTTTGTCGCCTATAAACAGGCATGGTTGCAGGCTTATTCAGGACAAAGGCCGTCTGAAACCGAATTGTCTGTTCAAACCGAACAAAACGTTCCACTGTTTCCAGCCCATACCGGCGCAGTATTGCCTGCCTATCAGCAGGGCGGCGAAACCGCAGCCTTAACGCAATGGCACGCGTTCAAACAGAATTTGGTTCACTACCCGATTACTCAAAATTTTCCGGCACGAAAAAACACCAGCCTCCTCAATGCCTACCTGTCCGCAGGCTGCATTTCACCGCGCCTGCTGGCCGCCGAAGGCTTGGCAAACCGACATTTCGAGTGGCTGGACAAGCTTATTTTCCGCGACTACTGCTACCAGCTCGCCTACCACCGCCGCCTGCCCGAAACAACCGATGCCGCTCCGGTACGCAAATACTGGCGACACGGCCAAACCGGCGTGCCCATCATCGACGCCTCCATCCGCGGCCTCAAAGCCACCGGCCACTTACACCCCGTTCTCCAGCAGCTGTGTGCCCACTATTTCTGCCATGCGCTCAACCTTGACCCCAACCAAGGCATCGCATGGACAGCCTCCGTCCAAACCGGCACCGACCCCGCGCTCAACCAAGCCAACTGGCACCTCGCCGCACAAGACACGGCCACCGTCCGCTATGCCCACCGTTCACATCAAATCGACCCCGACGGCAGCTACATCCGCAGTTACCTCCCCGAATTGGCGCACCTACCGTCCACCCTCATCCACACGCCGTGGGCAGCCGCCGACGACATCGACACACACGGCTACCCCTTCCCCAAGGCCGTCTGAAACCTGGGTTCACACCAAAAAACCACACTAAATACAGCTGAAAAACGTTCAAACAAAATATTTTGGTTTCAGACGGCCAAACAGATTGAATAGCCAAGATTTACACGGTAAACTTACGTCATTAAAAAATTTTATTATTTCATTACAATGAAACCCGCATTCGACATAAAAACGTCACGTTTGGACGTCTTATCCATCCATCTGCACACCGCAGATCTAACAGAATTGGAAGAATTCCTGCGCCAACTGGCAGGCCAATCTCAAGACGAATTCGTTCCCTTCATTTTAGACGTACAAGATTTCGACCACCCCGAATCCATCGATTTGGGCGGCATGATTTCCCTGTTTGCCCGTTACGGCATGCAAATTTTAGGGCTGCACCACACCAGCGACACATGGGCGGCAGCAGCGGCGCGTTATCATTTGGTATTCAAACAAGGTAACTCCACCCAGGCAGCCGACACACAGGCAGCGCCTACCCCGCGCCAAGCACCACAGCCGCAAGACGTACAAGCCACCGTTATCAACAATCCGACCGTATTGGTCAGCACGCCCGTGCGTACCGGCCAGCAGGTTTACGCTGAAAACGGCGACCTCATCGTTACCGGCATCGTCAGCCAAGGTGCGGAACTTATCGCCGACGGCAACATCCATATTTACGCCCCCATGCGCGGCAGAGCGTTGGCCGGTGCCAAAGGCAATACCAACGCGCGCATCTTTATTCATTCCATGCAGGCCGAATTAGTCTCCGTTGCCGGTATCTACCGCAACTTCGAGCAAGACCTGCCCGAGCATCTGCACAAAAAACCCGTACAAGTATCATTGCAAGACAACCGACTGGTTATCAGCGCAATCGACGCCGAATAAACATCAGTACTTAAAAAGGAAATATCGTGTCCAAAATCATCGTAGTAACTTCAGGTAAAGGCGGCGTGGGCAAGACCACTACCAGCGCCAGCATCGCAACCGGCCTGGCCCTGCGCGGCCACAAAACTGCCGTGATCGACTTCGACGTCGGTTTGCGCAACCTTGACCTGATTATGGGTTGCGAACGCCGCGTCGTATATGACCTCATCAACGTTATCCACGGCGAAGCGACTCTCAACCAAGCCCTGATTAAAGACAAAAACTGCGAAAACCTCTACATCCTGCCTGCATCGCAAACCCGCGACAAAGACGCGCTGACCCGCGAAGGCGTGGACAACGTGATGAAAGAGCTGGCCAGCAAAAAAATGGGCTTCGAATTCATCATCTGCGACTCCCCTGCCGGTATCGAACAAGGCGCACTGATGGCGCTCTACTTTGCCGACGAAGCCATCATTACCACCAATCCGGAAGTATCCAGCGTCCGCGACTCCGACCGTATCTTGGGCATTTTGCAAAGCAAATCCCGCAAAGCCGAACAAGGCGATACTGTTAAAGAGCACCTGCTGATTACTCGCTACTCCCCTGAGCGCGTGGCCAAGGGCGAAATGCTGTCTGTACAAGATATCTGCGACATCTTGCGTATTCCGTTGATCGGTGTGATTCCTGAATCACAAAACGTCCTGCAAGCTTCCAACGCCGGCGAACCTGTCATCCACCAAGACAATGCCGCAGCAGCAGAAGCCTACAAGGACGTTATCGCCCGCCTCTTGGGTGAAAACCGCGAAATGCGTTTCCTCGAAGCTGAGAAGAAAAGCTTCTTAAAACGACTGTTCGGAGGTTAATACATGTCACTGCTCGATATGCTGTTCGGCAGAAAGCCGAAAACCGCCACCGTCGCGCGCGACCGCCTGCAAATCATCATCGCGCAAGAACGCGCACAAGAAGGCCAAGCTCCGGACTATCTGCCGACCCTGCGTAAAGAGTTGTTGGAAGTCCTGTCCAAATACGTCAACGTATCATTGGACGACATCCGCATCTCCCAAGAGAAACAAGACGGCTTGGACGTTCTTGAGCTGAACATCACCCTGCCGGAACAAAAAAAGGCTTAACACATGACCTTGACCGAATTGCGTTACATCGTAGCCGTCGCACAAGAACGTCACTTCGGACGTGCCGCACGACGCTGCTTTGTCAGCCAGCCCACCCTCTCCATCGCCATTAAAAAGCTGGAGGAAGAGCTGTCGGTATCCCTGTTCGACCGTAGCAGCAACGACATCATCACAACCGAAGCGGGCGAGCGCATTGTCGCCCAAGCCCGCCGGGTTCTGGAAGAAGCAGAACTCATCAAGCACCTTGCCAATGAAGAGCAAAACGAATTGGAAGGTGCGTTCAAACTCGGCCTGATTTTTACCGTTGCCCCCTACCTTCTGCCCAAGCTCATTACCGCGCTGCGTGAAACCGCGCCGAAAATGCCGCTGATGCTGGAAGAGAACTATACCCACATCCTGACCGAGTCGCTCAAACGCGGCGATGTCGATGCAATCGTCGTTGCCGAACCGTTCCAAGAGCCGGGCATCGTAACCGAGCCTCTGTATGACGAACCTTTCTTCGTCATCGTTCCAAAAGGACATCACTTTGAAGAACTCGATGCCGTTACGCCTCAGCTTTTGGGCGAAGAACAAGTGTTGCTGCTGTCCGAAGGCAACTGTATGCGCGACCAAGTGTTGGCAAGCTGTTCCGAATTGGCTTCCAAACAAAAAATCCAAGGTTTGACCAATACCCTGCAAGGCAGCTCCATCAACACCATCCGCCACATGGTTGCCAGCGGTTTGGCCATCAGCGTCATGCCGGCTACCGCATTGACCGAAAACGACCACATGCTTTTCAGCATTATCCCGTTTGAAGGTACTGCACCGCACCGCCGTGTCGTTTTGGCCTATCGCCGCAACTTTGTCCGTCCGAAAGCACTGACTGCTTTGCGCACTGCCATTTTGCAATCGCAACTGACCGGTGTAACGTTCGTCAACGAATAAACCGCAAAACAAAAGATGATATATTGACATGTCAATTATTAAAATAAGTTAATTTCTTATCTTTATGTTTTTAATGAATATTTAGTTATTGCATTTTCAATAGAAACGACAAAGAACGGCTGTTTTTACAGCCGTTTTGTTTTGTATAAATTCGTTAAACCGTCTGATGTCGCGCTTTATCAAACGGCTTTTTAGTCTTGTGTATATAAAAGGCGATTTTTGCCAATTTCCGCATTAGTGCAACGATGATTATCATCTTAGGCTTTTTTGCCGCTTCCAAATTTCTGACAAGTTGAGGAAATGCATTCATGCGGTAGGCAACAAGGGCAGGC includes these proteins:
- a CDS encoding FAD-binding domain-containing protein translates to MKSAHVLVWFRRNLRLHDNAALNAAVASGLPIACVWVSQRPSENHNPRQSLFHYQAAQELHTRLAAHHIPLYVVASDEDLLPLAAALNAHTVITDEAYTEAEIRQDNHLWHNFDRAGIALQHANDRGILAKSPLMDANGLPYTDFVAYKQAWLQAYSGQRPSETELSVQTEQNVPLFPAHTGAVLPAYQQGGETAALTQWHAFKQNLVHYPITQNFPARKNTSLLNAYLSAGCISPRLLAAEGLANRHFEWLDKLIFRDYCYQLAYHRRLPETTDAAPVRKYWRHGQTGVPIIDASIRGLKATGHLHPVLQQLCAHYFCHALNLDPNQGIAWTASVQTGTDPALNQANWHLAAQDTATVRYAHRSHQIDPDGSYIRSYLPELAHLPSTLIHTPWAAADDIDTHGYPFPKAV
- the minC gene encoding septum site-determining protein MinC, with translation MKPAFDIKTSRLDVLSIHLHTADLTELEEFLRQLAGQSQDEFVPFILDVQDFDHPESIDLGGMISLFARYGMQILGLHHTSDTWAAAAARYHLVFKQGNSTQAADTQAAPTPRQAPQPQDVQATVINNPTVLVSTPVRTGQQVYAENGDLIVTGIVSQGAELIADGNIHIYAPMRGRALAGAKGNTNARIFIHSMQAELVSVAGIYRNFEQDLPEHLHKKPVQVSLQDNRLVISAIDAE
- a CDS encoding hydrogen peroxide-inducible genes activator, which encodes MTLTELRYIVAVAQERHFGRAARRCFVSQPTLSIAIKKLEEELSVSLFDRSSNDIITTEAGERIVAQARRVLEEAELIKHLANEEQNELEGAFKLGLIFTVAPYLLPKLITALRETAPKMPLMLEENYTHILTESLKRGDVDAIVVAEPFQEPGIVTEPLYDEPFFVIVPKGHHFEELDAVTPQLLGEEQVLLLSEGNCMRDQVLASCSELASKQKIQGLTNTLQGSSINTIRHMVASGLAISVMPATALTENDHMLFSIIPFEGTAPHRRVVLAYRRNFVRPKALTALRTAILQSQLTGVTFVNE
- the minD gene encoding septum site-determining protein MinD, producing MSKIIVVTSGKGGVGKTTTSASIATGLALRGHKTAVIDFDVGLRNLDLIMGCERRVVYDLINVIHGEATLNQALIKDKNCENLYILPASQTRDKDALTREGVDNVMKELASKKMGFEFIICDSPAGIEQGALMALYFADEAIITTNPEVSSVRDSDRILGILQSKSRKAEQGDTVKEHLLITRYSPERVAKGEMLSVQDICDILRIPLIGVIPESQNVLQASNAGEPVIHQDNAAAAEAYKDVIARLLGENREMRFLEAEKKSFLKRLFGG
- the minE gene encoding cell division topological specificity factor MinE, with protein sequence MSLLDMLFGRKPKTATVARDRLQIIIAQERAQEGQAPDYLPTLRKELLEVLSKYVNVSLDDIRISQEKQDGLDVLELNITLPEQKKA